One genomic window of Leptotrichia shahii includes the following:
- a CDS encoding AlwI family type II restriction endonuclease, which produces MLQGITEQLEEWDTKNSSQMAFYQYVAKSGLIDDTFYGDYYSFISDKFKESIFEKYKDKKYENNKIVKDYKSLLEYFISEQKKRGRTYTNALVKIGLVDEKRKITEIGEVLLDGDTKQDDIEKLFNLSADNIIFLRQLLKLRVYESEGENYIYPFRMGIYLLSKFDNIPQKEFCTILSLIRVGKADEEYREILDKYKLVKNKNISFGEYISRYIQEEPSEIEFEEKYRISKEKFEKYFLNRKSKGKIEDYFEFYETCLDFFENRNLEIYKKLEKISKKDSIKKAFGYNKVPFKFCKTLKEFFEENKKTIFEAKNIEEFNKLFYELFRDSKNYDLIFEYNDMTIRTFNLSGIISFENGLVNLSYKWLSKNIFSEIIGMKKLNNEVVKDNFHKNVSFSEIFDLSEERIESFIEKLRKVNNIPKEISIFEYFSDKIDKDFEKKLEERFSNDKVCTILNLFKNRGNDEKILKEVTDNAKVPTIFEYILAIAWHRISNKEFNLKKSLKLSLDGDGFPLSHAPGGDGDIIAEYSDFDVMLEATLMDKNTQKRGELEPVIRHTTNLTIKNMEENKETYTFFVANELDMNVINIFRATSQIRLQSTQNREKYTNGIKIYSLTIDKIVYLLENNINYKYFLNRVFENYNKIEFIGKNWCEDTWNNSVKGENIGFKIYNRRYLGSKYKLLEFIEKIVEENTENSKVFFDLFAGTGVVADYFNKKYDVVLNDLLRCNYFSYECFFSNLEYDEKKLIEIMKKYNKKIVEDNNYYSENFKDTYLNEKNLKKVGFIRDDIDDLFEKKKINKREKAILITSLIYAVDRIANTVGHYDAYRKNGDLEKELILKFPQIENENNKNNKIFCMDANELVKKIKADIVYIDPPYNSRQYSDAYHFLENIATNSKPEVFGIAKKMDRTHIKSKYCLSSAKQTLEELIKNIEAKYILFSYNNTQQKANSRSNARINDNEILEILKSKGEVTVFEKDFSPFTVGKTNIKNHTERVFFCRVRKVGKNKKNSKENTINNITEENIVAEENKLFILENIKKNMVQSPLNYTGGKFRLLKQIFEKIPENIDVFYDIFCGGFNVGVNFNAKKIIGIDKNKELIKLLKFLKKQDYEKLEKEIEEKIEYYGLSNSFKNGYEYYGCNSYDGLGKYNKEKFLRLREDYNNKKKEILFLLLIFYSFNNQIRFNKKNEFNLPVGKRDFNFNLRKKLKNFIYNLQLAETKFKNMDFRDINLDKIDSKSTFFYLDPPYLLGQASYNENNSWTENDEKDLLKFLENCNERTIRFALSNVIEHKGNENRILKNWCSKNNFFVNYLDFNYYNSNYQVKNKNTITREVLITNFK; this is translated from the coding sequence ATGTTACAGGGAATTACAGAACAATTAGAAGAATGGGATACGAAGAATAGTTCACAAATGGCTTTTTATCAATATGTTGCAAAAAGTGGATTAATAGATGATACATTTTATGGGGATTACTATTCTTTTATATCTGATAAATTTAAAGAAAGTATTTTTGAAAAATATAAAGATAAGAAATATGAAAATAATAAAATAGTTAAAGATTATAAAAGTTTGCTAGAATATTTTATTTCAGAACAGAAAAAAAGAGGAAGAACTTATACAAATGCACTTGTAAAAATTGGACTTGTAGATGAAAAAAGAAAAATAACAGAAATTGGAGAAGTGTTGCTAGACGGAGATACAAAACAGGATGATATTGAAAAATTATTTAATTTATCAGCAGACAATATTATTTTTTTAAGACAATTATTGAAATTGAGAGTTTATGAATCTGAAGGAGAAAATTACATTTATCCATTTAGAATGGGAATTTATTTACTTAGTAAATTTGATAATATTCCACAAAAGGAATTTTGTACAATTTTGTCTTTAATCAGAGTTGGTAAAGCAGACGAAGAATATAGAGAAATATTAGATAAATATAAATTAGTAAAAAATAAGAATATAAGTTTTGGTGAATATATTTCAAGATATATACAGGAAGAGCCTTCAGAAATAGAATTTGAAGAAAAGTATAGGATTTCAAAAGAAAAATTTGAGAAATATTTTTTAAATAGAAAAAGTAAGGGGAAAATAGAGGATTATTTTGAGTTTTATGAAACTTGTTTAGATTTTTTTGAAAATAGAAATTTGGAAATATATAAAAAACTAGAAAAAATAAGTAAAAAGGATAGTATAAAAAAGGCTTTTGGATACAATAAAGTTCCATTTAAATTTTGTAAGACATTAAAGGAATTTTTTGAAGAGAATAAAAAAACGATATTTGAAGCTAAAAATATTGAAGAGTTCAATAAATTATTTTATGAATTATTTCGAGATTCTAAAAATTATGATTTGATTTTTGAATATAATGATATGACAATTAGAACTTTTAATCTTTCAGGAATAATTAGTTTTGAGAATGGACTGGTAAATTTATCGTATAAATGGTTGAGTAAAAATATTTTTTCAGAAATTATAGGTATGAAAAAGCTAAATAATGAAGTAGTCAAGGATAATTTTCATAAAAATGTTTCATTTTCAGAGATTTTTGATTTATCAGAAGAGAGAATTGAAAGTTTTATAGAAAAACTAAGAAAAGTAAATAATATTCCAAAAGAAATATCAATTTTTGAATATTTTTCAGACAAAATAGATAAAGATTTTGAAAAGAAATTGGAAGAAAGATTTTCAAATGACAAAGTCTGTACCATATTAAATTTGTTTAAAAATAGGGGAAATGATGAAAAAATTTTAAAAGAAGTTACAGATAATGCTAAAGTCCCTACAATTTTTGAATATATATTGGCAATCGCCTGGCATAGAATTTCCAATAAAGAATTTAATTTGAAGAAAAGTCTAAAATTGTCACTTGATGGAGATGGATTTCCGCTTTCACATGCTCCAGGTGGCGATGGTGACATAATTGCAGAATATTCAGATTTTGATGTTATGCTGGAAGCAACATTGATGGATAAAAATACTCAAAAAAGAGGAGAACTTGAGCCTGTAATACGCCATACAACAAATTTGACAATAAAAAATATGGAAGAAAATAAAGAAACGTATACTTTTTTTGTTGCAAATGAATTGGATATGAATGTAATTAATATTTTTAGAGCAACTTCACAAATTCGACTTCAATCAACACAAAATAGAGAAAAATATACAAATGGAATAAAGATTTATTCTTTGACAATAGATAAGATAGTTTATTTGCTTGAAAATAATATAAATTATAAATATTTTCTAAATAGAGTTTTTGAGAATTACAACAAAATAGAATTTATCGGCAAAAACTGGTGTGAAGATACGTGGAATAACTCTGTAAAAGGAGAAAATATTGGATTTAAAATATATAATAGAAGATATTTAGGAAGTAAATATAAGTTGTTGGAATTTATTGAAAAAATAGTAGAAGAAAATACAGAAAATAGTAAAGTATTTTTTGATTTATTTGCAGGAACAGGAGTTGTAGCAGATTATTTTAATAAAAAGTATGATGTTGTACTGAATGATTTGCTAAGATGTAATTATTTTTCTTATGAATGTTTTTTTTCAAATTTGGAATATGATGAAAAAAAATTGATTGAGATCATGAAAAAATATAATAAAAAGATTGTTGAAGATAACAATTATTATTCTGAAAATTTTAAAGATACATATTTAAATGAGAAAAATTTAAAAAAAGTTGGATTTATAAGAGATGATATTGATGATTTATTTGAGAAAAAAAAAATAAATAAACGAGAGAAGGCAATATTAATAACATCTTTGATATATGCTGTTGATAGAATTGCTAATACAGTGGGACATTATGATGCATACAGAAAAAATGGAGATTTGGAAAAAGAATTGATTTTGAAATTTCCTCAAATTGAAAATGAAAATAATAAAAACAATAAAATTTTTTGTATGGATGCAAATGAATTGGTAAAAAAAATTAAAGCAGATATTGTGTATATTGATCCGCCATATAATTCAAGGCAGTATAGTGATGCTTATCATTTTTTAGAAAATATAGCAACAAATAGTAAACCTGAGGTTTTTGGAATTGCTAAAAAAATGGATAGAACTCATATAAAAAGTAAATATTGTTTATCGAGTGCTAAACAGACTTTAGAAGAGTTGATTAAAAATATTGAAGCAAAATATATTCTTTTTTCATATAATAATACTCAACAAAAGGCAAATTCTCGTTCAAATGCAAGAATTAACGATAATGAAATTTTGGAAATATTAAAATCTAAGGGAGAAGTTACAGTTTTTGAAAAGGATTTTAGTCCATTTACAGTCGGTAAAACGAATATTAAAAATCATACTGAAAGAGTGTTTTTTTGTAGGGTGAGGAAAGTTGGAAAGAATAAAAAAAATAGTAAGGAAAATACTATAAATAATATAACGGAAGAGAATATAGTAGCAGAAGAAAATAAACTTTTTATATTAGAAAATATAAAGAAAAATATGGTTCAGTCACCACTTAATTATACAGGCGGAAAATTCAGGTTGTTAAAACAGATTTTCGAAAAAATACCTGAAAATATTGATGTTTTTTATGATATTTTTTGTGGTGGTTTTAATGTGGGAGTTAATTTTAATGCAAAAAAGATAATTGGAATTGATAAAAATAAGGAGTTAATAAAGTTACTTAAGTTTTTGAAAAAACAGGATTACGAAAAGCTGGAAAAAGAAATTGAAGAAAAAATAGAGTATTATGGTTTAAGTAACTCCTTTAAAAATGGCTATGAATATTATGGATGTAATTCTTATGATGGTTTAGGAAAATACAATAAAGAAAAATTTTTGAGATTAAGAGAAGATTATAATAATAAAAAAAAGGAAATATTATTTTTATTGTTAATATTTTATTCTTTTAATAATCAGATTAGATTTAATAAGAAAAATGAATTTAATTTACCTGTTGGAAAAAGGGATTTTAATTTTAATTTACGAAAAAAACTAAAAAATTTTATTTACAATTTACAATTAGCTGAAACAAAATTTAAGAATATGGATTTTCGTGATATAAATTTAGATAAAATTGACAGTAAAAGCACTTTTTTTTATCTTGATCCACCGTATTTATTGGGTCAGGCAAGTTATAATGAAAATAATTCCTGGACTGAAAATGATGAAAAGGATTTATTGAAATTTTTAGAAAATTGTAATGAAAGAACAATTAGATTCGCTCTTTCAAATGTAATAGAACATAAAGGGAATGAAAATAGAATTTTAAAGAACTGGTGCTCAAAAAATAATTTTTTTGTAAACTATCTTGATTTTAATTATTATAATTCAAATTATCAGGTAAAAAATAAAAATACTATAACAAGAGAGGTTTTGATTACGAATTTTAAATAA
- a CDS encoding SIR2 family protein, producing MLEQDIRFLAEELEKGKLVVFVGSGVSKNSGLPEWEELIKDYADYRGIKEFTSKQFLTIPEEVFERYGSLKYYEIAEKRFLGKYVTNSIHRILKKMKLTYIITTNYDTLIEDEIKNLQIVSKDEDLPYTNSNRMLIKMHGDFENKNIVLKKSDYDNYEKNFQLISTLVKGLFTTNTVLFIGYSYSDTNVQQIMNWIKEILKEKTRKAFLVEFTNEDNKEEENGEQINKISLKLLNDNNDEVLYENKKERFNNNYEKTLTKFLSNIYNEKEKVKQEKIFEIYINLNYLTKHNWNKLNKYSEIRIDEDWKRILYTRLEFKDIEKYEEILFKSRIKKILQRINRNEKEILIPFSEKGITPKRKEQKNILEEKIEVEEKFLKIICDYDYKNFQNLVEEYKENNNINKYVIVYGYLFFKKINKAKETIKSMIEEKENVNSKNEKLVWDNFILSIIEFIEITHAEENLNKTFESIEESLEDKYFEYFKYETELFNEIFKYSTLEALNKEMNKLFDKVRKGKSASYVMGTPPSYKAIILSRDLFYFCSLNGIFGNSFSDYSEFMKKYIEILLMSYTNKNIEVKNQMFKNRNLIEEFEYFDFFMMLELSYSDLKKLFNEYEIKDLKCEKEILDKLIVLLKNILDWIIKNDNEFMEKIDTLESILLIISKLDLIETQFEKLVDIILNDKNSNVFFENNYALEVADNFRVIIYKNFKNLNKEFFDKILEKIFSIDRKRIDENLLDHITHYFKKKEMPKISKNDKIENFINKNNLKIKCYFLRIIDEIYFEELKNEILKEIKDTLNIEVYSFLLNEKFIDFIPETEDKIIKELDRIFQKKDIDISNLISYTSEKEKILDFLLVSGLNNRLPISFIEKLKKYKNKEFFKSLEQYESEILWKYILNQENFDYSEFTENELEKFSKIRIKNLLEKNNKKLIKLVREYIFSKIKNNDNISNNSIVEAYFEWESEKNEATE from the coding sequence GTGTTAGAACAAGATATTAGATTTTTAGCTGAAGAATTAGAAAAAGGGAAGTTAGTAGTCTTTGTTGGTTCAGGAGTTTCCAAAAATAGTGGATTGCCAGAATGGGAAGAATTAATAAAAGATTATGCTGATTATAGAGGAATAAAAGAATTTACATCAAAACAATTTTTAACTATACCAGAAGAAGTTTTTGAAAGATATGGTAGTTTGAAATATTATGAAATTGCAGAAAAAAGATTTTTAGGGAAATATGTTACCAATTCTATTCATAGAATTTTAAAAAAAATGAAATTGACTTATATAATTACAACAAATTATGATACATTAATTGAAGATGAAATAAAAAATTTACAAATTGTAAGTAAAGATGAAGATTTACCGTACACTAATTCTAACAGAATGCTTATAAAAATGCATGGTGATTTTGAAAATAAAAATATAGTTTTGAAGAAAAGTGATTATGATAATTATGAAAAAAATTTTCAATTAATTTCAACTCTTGTAAAAGGTTTATTTACAACAAATACAGTACTATTTATAGGTTATTCATACAGTGATACAAATGTGCAACAAATTATGAATTGGATAAAAGAAATTTTGAAAGAGAAAACTAGAAAGGCATTTCTTGTTGAATTTACAAACGAGGATAATAAAGAGGAAGAAAATGGTGAACAGATAAATAAAATTTCATTAAAACTTTTGAATGATAATAACGACGAAGTACTATATGAAAATAAAAAAGAAAGATTTAATAATAATTACGAGAAAACTTTAACTAAATTTTTATCGAATATCTATAATGAAAAAGAGAAAGTGAAGCAAGAAAAAATTTTTGAAATATATATAAATTTAAATTATTTAACAAAGCACAATTGGAATAAACTTAATAAATATTCTGAAATTCGTATAGATGAAGACTGGAAAAGAATTTTATATACAAGATTAGAGTTTAAAGATATAGAAAAATATGAAGAGATACTCTTTAAATCAAGGATAAAAAAAATTTTGCAGAGGATAAATAGAAATGAAAAAGAAATACTAATTCCTTTTTCTGAAAAAGGAATTACTCCTAAGAGAAAAGAACAAAAAAATATTTTAGAAGAAAAAATAGAAGTAGAAGAAAAATTTTTAAAAATAATTTGTGATTATGATTACAAAAATTTTCAGAATTTAGTAGAAGAATACAAAGAAAATAACAATATTAACAAATATGTAATTGTATATGGATATTTATTTTTTAAAAAAATAAATAAAGCAAAAGAAACAATAAAAAGTATGATAGAAGAAAAAGAAAATGTTAATAGTAAAAATGAAAAATTAGTTTGGGATAACTTTATATTGAGTATTATTGAATTTATAGAAATAACACATGCAGAAGAAAATTTAAATAAAACTTTTGAAAGTATAGAAGAAAGTTTGGAAGATAAGTATTTTGAATATTTTAAATATGAAACAGAACTTTTTAATGAAATATTTAAATATTCAACTTTAGAAGCTTTAAATAAGGAAATGAACAAATTATTTGATAAAGTAAGAAAAGGGAAAAGTGCTTCATATGTAATGGGAACACCTCCGTCATACAAAGCTATAATTTTGTCAAGAGATTTATTTTATTTTTGTTCTTTAAATGGAATATTTGGAAATTCATTTTCTGATTATTCAGAATTTATGAAAAAGTACATTGAAATTTTACTCATGTCGTATACTAATAAGAATATCGAGGTCAAAAATCAGATGTTTAAAAACAGAAACCTTATAGAAGAATTTGAATATTTTGATTTTTTTATGATGTTAGAATTAAGTTACAGTGATTTGAAAAAATTATTTAATGAATATGAGATAAAAGATTTAAAATGTGAGAAAGAAATTCTCGATAAATTAATTGTATTACTCAAAAATATACTTGATTGGATAATAAAGAATGATAACGAATTTATGGAAAAAATAGATACTTTAGAAAGTATTTTACTAATAATCTCAAAATTAGATTTAATAGAAACTCAGTTTGAAAAATTAGTTGACATAATATTAAATGATAAAAATAGCAATGTCTTTTTTGAAAATAATTATGCTTTGGAGGTAGCAGATAACTTTAGAGTTATAATTTATAAAAATTTTAAAAATTTAAACAAAGAGTTTTTTGATAAGATATTGGAAAAGATTTTTTCAATTGACAGGAAAAGAATAGATGAAAATTTATTGGATCACATTACACACTATTTTAAAAAAAAAGAAATGCCAAAAATTTCAAAAAATGATAAAATAGAAAACTTTATTAATAAAAATAATTTAAAAATAAAATGTTATTTTTTAAGAATAATAGATGAAATATATTTTGAAGAGTTAAAAAATGAAATACTAAAAGAAATAAAAGATACACTAAATATAGAAGTTTATAGTTTTTTATTAAATGAAAAATTTATAGATTTTATTCCAGAAACAGAAGATAAAATAATAAAAGAATTAGATAGAATTTTTCAAAAAAAAGATATAGATATAAGTAATTTAATAAGTTATACATCTGAAAAAGAAAAGATTTTAGATTTTTTATTAGTATCGGGTTTAAATAATAGATTACCGATTTCTTTTATAGAAAAATTAAAAAAATATAAAAATAAGGAATTTTTTAAATCGTTGGAACAATATGAGTCAGAGATATTATGGAAATACATATTAAATCAAGAAAATTTTGATTATTCTGAATTTACAGAAAATGAGTTAGAGAAATTTTCAAAAATAAGAATAAAAAATCTTTTAGAAAAAAATAATAAAAAATTAATAAAATTAGTGAGAGAATATATTTTTTCTAAAATTAAGAATAATGATAATATTTCAAATAATAGTATTGTAGAAGCTTATTTTGAATGGGAGAGTGAAAAAAATGAAGCTACAGAATAA
- a CDS encoding ATP-binding cassette domain-containing protein — protein sequence MSLVQFNKVYKQFAGEYILKDINFTIEERDKIGLVGVNGAGKSTIIRMLLDRERIDGAEDNLNEVGNIVKSPSMKIGYLSQNTEFSDEKNTIYEEMMTIFEEERKIWDEIQKVNMLLGTANEDEMEKLINKSAELSSVYEAKNGYEIEYKIKQVLTGLELTGEYENLLLQDLSGGERTRVSLAKLLLSEPDLLILDEPTNHLDLISIEWLEDYLKKYNKAFLLVSHDRIFLDNVCTKIFELENKKLHKYDGNFSSFILQKEMILKGEIKRYEKEQEKIKKMEEYIDRFRAGIKARQAKGRQKILDRIERMEDPVFNPQRMRLKFEAAKMSGENVLKVRNLSKSFDGKKVLNNINFELFRGERVGIIGKNGIGKSTLLKILLDKLPKDKGEIEFGTRLKIGYYDQNHQEFSRENTILQEINNSLDLTEEYLRTLAGGFLFSGDDVQKKISMLSGGERVRVAFLKLYMEKANFLILDEPTNHLDIYSIEVLEDALEDFDGTMLVVSHNRHFLDTVCNTIYCLDENALTKFKGNYEDYKESLKIAKLASQGTDIETKEEKKLSYQEQKEQSRKIAKLKRDIEKLEKEMEKITEMRENLNVEYEKAGKENNMEKLMEVQEKLDRLEEEEMEKMEEWDVKSGELESLE from the coding sequence ATGAGTTTAGTGCAATTTAATAAGGTGTATAAGCAGTTTGCTGGGGAATATATATTGAAAGATATTAATTTTACGATTGAGGAGAGAGATAAGATTGGGCTTGTTGGGGTGAATGGAGCTGGGAAATCGACAATTATTCGGATGTTACTTGATAGAGAGCGAATTGATGGGGCGGAAGATAATTTGAATGAAGTTGGGAATATTGTGAAAAGTCCTTCTATGAAAATTGGGTATTTGTCACAGAATACTGAGTTTTCAGATGAAAAAAATACGATTTATGAGGAAATGATGACTATTTTTGAGGAAGAAAGAAAAATCTGGGATGAGATTCAGAAGGTTAATATGCTTTTGGGAACAGCGAATGAAGATGAAATGGAAAAGCTGATTAACAAGTCTGCGGAACTTTCTTCTGTTTACGAGGCAAAAAATGGTTATGAGATTGAATACAAGATTAAGCAGGTGCTTACAGGGCTTGAGCTTACTGGAGAATATGAGAATTTGCTATTGCAGGATTTGAGCGGTGGGGAAAGAACACGTGTTTCACTTGCAAAACTGCTTTTGTCTGAACCTGACTTGCTGATTTTAGATGAGCCGACAAACCATCTGGATTTGATTTCGATTGAGTGGCTTGAGGATTATTTGAAAAAGTATAATAAGGCGTTTTTGCTTGTTTCTCACGATAGAATATTTTTGGATAATGTCTGTACGAAAATTTTTGAGTTGGAAAATAAAAAACTTCATAAGTATGATGGCAACTTTTCATCGTTTATTCTTCAAAAGGAGATGATTTTGAAGGGAGAAATCAAGCGATATGAGAAGGAGCAGGAAAAAATTAAGAAAATGGAGGAATATATTGACAGATTTCGAGCTGGAATAAAGGCAAGACAGGCTAAAGGACGGCAAAAAATACTGGATAGAATCGAGAGAATGGAAGATCCTGTATTTAATCCGCAAAGAATGAGGCTAAAATTTGAAGCGGCTAAAATGAGTGGAGAAAATGTGTTGAAAGTTAGAAATTTGTCTAAAAGCTTTGACGGGAAAAAAGTTTTGAATAATATAAATTTTGAACTTTTCCGTGGAGAAAGAGTAGGAATTATTGGGAAAAACGGAATTGGAAAATCTACGCTTTTAAAAATACTTTTGGATAAGTTGCCGAAGGATAAAGGGGAAATTGAGTTTGGAACAAGGCTAAAAATCGGATATTATGATCAGAATCATCAGGAATTTTCGCGAGAAAATACGATTTTACAGGAAATAAACAATTCACTTGACTTGACAGAAGAATATTTGCGAACACTCGCAGGTGGATTTTTGTTTTCAGGCGACGATGTGCAGAAAAAAATCAGTATGCTAAGCGGTGGAGAAAGAGTCCGTGTGGCATTTTTGAAACTTTATATGGAAAAAGCCAACTTTCTGATTTTAGACGAGCCGACAAACCATCTGGATATTTATTCTATCGAAGTGCTGGAGGATGCTTTGGAGGATTTTGACGGAACAATGCTAGTCGTTTCCCACAACCGACACTTTTTAGACACAGTTTGCAACACAATTTACTGTCTTGATGAAAATGCTCTTACGAAATTTAAGGGAAATTACGAAGACTACAAAGAAAGCCTAAAAATAGCAAAATTAGCTTCTCAAGGAACAGACATCGAAACGAAGGAAGAGAAAAAACTTTCATATCAGGAGCAGAAGGAACAGTCAAGAAAAATCGCAAAATTGAAACGTGATATTGAAAAACTGGAAAAGGAAATGGAAAAAATCACAGAAATGAGAGAAAACTTGAATGTAGAATACGAAAAAGCTGGAAAAGAAAACAATATGGAAAAACTGATGGAAGTGCAAGAAAAACTCGACAGGCTGGAAGAAGAAGAGATGGAGAAGATGGAAGAATGGGATGTGAAGAGTGGGGAATTGGAGAGTTTGGAATAG
- a CDS encoding SemiSWEET family transporter has protein sequence MNKKKINTIVGSIGAFIGVFVFITYIPQIIANLGGEKAQPWQPLTASISCLIWVIYGWTKEPKKDFILIVPNLAGVILGFLTFITAL, from the coding sequence ATGAACAAAAAGAAAATTAACACTATTGTTGGTTCAATTGGAGCATTTATTGGAGTTTTTGTGTTTATAACCTATATTCCTCAAATTATCGCTAATTTAGGAGGAGAAAAAGCTCAGCCTTGGCAACCGCTCACAGCTTCAATTTCTTGTCTAATTTGGGTTATTTACGGATGGACTAAAGAACCTAAAAAAGATTTTATTCTTATCGTTCCAAATTTAGCTGGGGTGATATTAGGATTTTTAACTTTTATTACAGCTTTATAA
- a CDS encoding DUF937 domain-containing protein, whose amino-acid sequence MNLEALLGLLQGQDLGKLAEQVGGSSTDVRNGVAAALPAILAAVNENANNSEKAQGLNKALEQHDGSVLNNLGGYLQNPDLKDGAGILNHLFGGNTQNVANAVSQSSGLNSQGSLKILETLAPLVLGALGQQKKENNLDVQGIGNLTSNLAANFAGEGGIMSMITNLLDTNKDGNVMDDLTGMIGKFFGGKK is encoded by the coding sequence ATGAATTTAGAAGCATTATTAGGACTTTTACAAGGACAGGATCTAGGAAAATTAGCTGAACAAGTTGGAGGGAGCAGTACAGATGTAAGGAATGGAGTAGCGGCAGCTCTACCAGCAATTTTGGCAGCAGTTAATGAAAATGCAAATAATAGTGAAAAGGCACAAGGCTTGAATAAAGCATTGGAACAGCACGATGGATCAGTATTAAACAATCTTGGTGGCTATTTGCAAAATCCTGATTTAAAAGATGGAGCAGGGATTTTAAACCATCTATTTGGCGGGAATACACAAAATGTGGCAAATGCAGTTTCTCAATCAAGCGGTTTAAATTCACAAGGAAGTTTAAAAATATTAGAAACTTTAGCACCGTTAGTTTTAGGAGCATTGGGGCAGCAGAAAAAAGAAAATAATTTGGATGTGCAAGGAATTGGAAATCTAACTTCAAATTTGGCAGCGAATTTTGCTGGAGAAGGCGGGATTATGAGCATGATTACAAATTTACTGGATACAAACAAAGATGGAAATGTGATGGATGATTTGACTGGGATGATTGGTAAATTTTTTGGCGGTAAAAAATAA
- the rpsR gene encoding 30S ribosomal protein S18, with product MRAKPVTEFKRRKRRPKVKFKVEDINYKNVELLKNFMNDKGKISPARVTGLEAKVQRKIAKAIKRARQIALMPYTKIEK from the coding sequence ATGAGAGCTAAACCAGTTACAGAATTTAAAAGAAGAAAAAGACGACCAAAAGTTAAATTTAAAGTAGAAGATATCAACTATAAAAATGTTGAATTATTGAAAAACTTTATGAATGATAAAGGAAAAATCTCTCCTGCGAGAGTAACAGGATTAGAAGCTAAAGTTCAAAGAAAAATTGCAAAAGCAATTAAGAGAGCTAGACAAATCGCTTTAATGCCTTATACAAAAATTGAAAAATAA
- a CDS encoding single-stranded DNA-binding protein yields MNVVILMGRMTRDPELKYTSGGKAYANFTLAVQKTKDEAEFIDCIVWEKTAETIAEYFRKGRKILVQGRLNVSSYEQNGEKRKSTKVVVNSFEFVENSGNGNNGSGYQQNQPYNGNSGSSSNKPVHNDTYENNDDMEDDEEFPF; encoded by the coding sequence ATGAACGTAGTAATATTAATGGGAAGAATGACAAGAGATCCTGAATTAAAATATACTTCAGGAGGTAAAGCATACGCTAATTTTACGTTAGCTGTGCAAAAGACAAAAGATGAAGCCGAGTTTATTGATTGTATTGTTTGGGAAAAAACAGCAGAAACTATTGCCGAATATTTTAGAAAAGGCAGAAAGATTCTTGTACAAGGACGTTTGAATGTAAGTAGTTATGAACAAAACGGTGAAAAAAGAAAATCTACGAAAGTTGTTGTAAATAGTTTTGAATTTGTTGAAAATTCAGGAAATGGCAATAATGGTAGCGGATATCAGCAAAATCAGCCTTATAATGGAAATAGCGGAAGCAGCAGTAATAAACCAGTTCACAATGATACGTACGAAAATAATGATGATATGGAAGATGACGAAGAGTTTCCGTTTTAG
- the rpsF gene encoding 30S ribosomal protein S6, whose amino-acid sequence MRNYEIMFILSTQLTDEEKQAGVAFVEETLKAAGSAEVKTEVWGDRKLAYPIKKKENGYYVLTTFQADGTKFTEIESKLNINESILKYMIVKND is encoded by the coding sequence ATGAGAAATTACGAAATTATGTTTATTTTATCTACGCAATTAACAGATGAAGAAAAACAAGCTGGAGTTGCATTTGTAGAAGAAACATTAAAAGCTGCTGGATCAGCTGAAGTTAAAACAGAAGTTTGGGGAGATAGAAAATTAGCTTACCCAATTAAGAAAAAAGAAAATGGATATTATGTTTTAACAACATTCCAAGCAGATGGAACTAAATTTACTGAAATTGAATCAAAATTAAACATTAATGAATCAATTTTAAAATATATGATTGTTAAAAATGACTAA